A DNA window from Purpureocillium takamizusanense chromosome 9, complete sequence contains the following coding sequences:
- the RPC34 gene encoding 34-kDa subunit of RNA polymerase III (C) (COG:K~BUSCO:EOG092646WF~EggNog:ENOG503P1SA) codes for MPTPVSAAGTPGGGGGGDAESAKLAVWKEALYDRCRESGTDLFSQDDLLRLDVIPNRDLMLLARVVQSLSDDKLFITMREASGQVLWKWRDAQEAHKYKQCSTDEQVMVYSLIDDSGGDGIWSQTLQKRLNMHDSVLKNALKQLQAKGLIAPFKNVEHPNKKMFIKASIRPSDRATGGPWYTDQNLDEAFIEELQRVVFDFVKRQSGYLSTHHHHGSSASSASAAAAGAGARTQVPKKGVLKGSASAAAERGKKRSAQEISGGPSGTATAATPTPKTPRVSSSSSRREPALLPLPAGYTGYPTVRDIARLLSSSGITNNTILSEDDVKKLVDVLVWDNLVEPVKVAGKLGYRVARVAKQSTESWAGREDPTGRDGGPEPYVSPFTEAPCGRCPVFELCEEGGPVSASNCEYFKRWLGTD; via the exons atgccgacgccagtctcggcggcgggcacgcccggcggcggcggcggcggcgatgccgagtcGGCGAAGCTGGCCGTGTGGAAGGAGGCGCTATACGACCGCTGCAGGGAGTCCGGGACAGACCTCTTCTCGCAGGACGACCTGCTCCGGCTCGATGTCATTCCCAACCGCGACCTGATGCTGCTCGCGCGCGTGGTGCAGTCGCTCAGCGATGACAAGCTCTTCATCACCATGCGCGAGGCCTCGGGCCAGGTGCTGTGGAAGTGGCGCGATGCGCAAGAGGCGCACAA GTACAAGCAATGCTCGACGGACGAACAGGTCATGGTGTACTCGCTCATCGAcgactcgggcggcgacggcatctgGTCGCAGACGCTGCAGAAGCGGCTCAACATGCACGACTCGGTGCTCAAGAATGCGCTcaagcagctgcaggccAAGGGCCTCATCGCGCCCTTCAAGAACGTCGAGCACCCCAACAAGAAGATGTTCATCAAGGCCTCCATCCGGCCCTCGGACCGCGCTACGGGCGGGCCCTGGTACACGGACCAgaacctcgacgaggccttcatcgaggagctgcagcgcgtcgtCTTTGACTTTGTGAAGCGCCAGAGCGGCTACCTGAGcactcaccaccaccacggctcttctgcttcttctgcctccgccgccgccgccggtgccggtgcccGGACACAGGTCCCGAAAAAGGGCGTCCTGAAAGGCAgtgcctccgccgccgccgaacggGGCAAGAAGCGCAGCGCACAGGAAATAAGCGGCGGCCCGTCCGgcaccgcgacggccgcgacgcccacgcccaagACGCCCCGCgtctcgtcgagcagcagccggcgcgagcccgccctgctgcccctccccgcggGCTACACGGGCTACCCGACGGTGCGGGACATTGCCCGCCTCCTCtccagcagcggcatcaccaacaacaccatcctgtccgaggacgacgtcaagaagctcgtcgacgtgctcgtcTGGGACAAcctcgtcgagcccgtcAAGGTCGCCGGCAAGCTAGGCtaccgcgtcgcccgcgtcgccaagCAGTCCACCGAGAGCTGGGCCGGCCGTGAGGACCCCAcgggccgcgacggcgggcccgAGCCCTACGTCAGCCCCTTCACCGAGGCGCCCTGCGGTCGGTGCCCCGTCTTCGAGCTctgcgaggagggcggcccCGTCAGCGCGAGTAACTGCGAGTATTTTAAGCGCTGGCTGGGAACGGACTAA
- the RPC34 gene encoding 34-kDa subunit of RNA polymerase III (C), variant 2 (COG:K~EggNog:ENOG503P1SA) has translation MVYSLIDDSGGDGIWSQTLQKRLNMHDSVLKNALKQLQAKGLIAPFKNVEHPNKKMFIKASIRPSDRATGGPWYTDQNLDEAFIEELQRVVFDFVKRQSGYLSTHHHHGSSASSASAAAAGAGARTQVPKKGVLKGSASAAAERGKKRSAQEISGGPSGTATAATPTPKTPRVSSSSSRREPALLPLPAGYTGYPTVRDIARLLSSSGITNNTILSEDDVKKLVDVLVWDNLVEPVKVAGKLGYRVARVAKQSTESWAGREDPTGRDGGPEPYVSPFTEAPCGRCPVFELCEEGGPVSASNCEYFKRWLGTD, from the coding sequence ATGGTGTACTCGCTCATCGAcgactcgggcggcgacggcatctgGTCGCAGACGCTGCAGAAGCGGCTCAACATGCACGACTCGGTGCTCAAGAATGCGCTcaagcagctgcaggccAAGGGCCTCATCGCGCCCTTCAAGAACGTCGAGCACCCCAACAAGAAGATGTTCATCAAGGCCTCCATCCGGCCCTCGGACCGCGCTACGGGCGGGCCCTGGTACACGGACCAgaacctcgacgaggccttcatcgaggagctgcagcgcgtcgtCTTTGACTTTGTGAAGCGCCAGAGCGGCTACCTGAGcactcaccaccaccacggctcttctgcttcttctgcctccgccgccgccgccggtgccggtgcccGGACACAGGTCCCGAAAAAGGGCGTCCTGAAAGGCAgtgcctccgccgccgccgaacggGGCAAGAAGCGCAGCGCACAGGAAATAAGCGGCGGCCCGTCCGgcaccgcgacggccgcgacgcccacgcccaagACGCCCCGCgtctcgtcgagcagcagccggcgcgagcccgccctgctgcccctccccgcggGCTACACGGGCTACCCGACGGTGCGGGACATTGCCCGCCTCCTCtccagcagcggcatcaccaacaacaccatcctgtccgaggacgacgtcaagaagctcgtcgacgtgctcgtcTGGGACAAcctcgtcgagcccgtcAAGGTCGCCGGCAAGCTAGGCtaccgcgtcgcccgcgtcgccaagCAGTCCACCGAGAGCTGGGCCGGCCGTGAGGACCCCAcgggccgcgacggcgggcccgAGCCCTACGTCAGCCCCTTCACCGAGGCGCCCTGCGGTCGGTGCCCCGTCTTCGAGCTctgcgaggagggcggcccCGTCAGCGCGAGTAACTGCGAGTATTTTAAGCGCTGGCTGGGAACGGACTAA
- the CSR1_4 gene encoding Peptidylprolyl isomerase (COG:O~EggNog:ENOG503P1SD), producing the protein MRSTLLRPLLPRYNLCSPVPRSFSLPQLASSSNPFRASRFFSATTAIMGNKVYFDIEWEGPVMQGGKPTTTVKAQSGRINFELYDDVVPKTTENFRALCTGEKGFGYAGSKFHRIIPEFMLQGGDFTRGNGTGGKSIYGEKFADENFTRKHTKPGLLSMANAGPNTNGSQFFITTVVTSWLDGRHVVFGEVADQQSLDVVKALEATGSASGTVKYKQPPTIVKSGQL; encoded by the exons ATGAGATCAACGCTTCTTCGACCCCTCCTACCCCGCTATAACCTCTGCTCCCCCGTCCCGAGATCCTTCTCTCTTCCACAACTTGCATCTTCTTCCAACCCTTTCCGAGCCTCTCGATTTTTCTCAGCCACAACCGCAATCATGGGCAACAAGGT TTACTTCGATATTGAGTGGGAGGGCCCCGTCATGCAGGGCGGCAAGCCGACTACTACCGTCAAGG CCCAGTCTGGCCGCATCAACTTTGAACTCTACGACGACGTTGTCCCCAAGACCACTGAGAACTTCCGTGCTCTCTGCACCGGCGAGAAGGGCTTCGGCTACGCCGGCTCCAAGTTCCACCGCATCATCCCCGAGTTCATGCTCCAGGGCGGTGACTTCACCCGCGGCAAC GGCACCGGCGGCAAGTCCATCTACGGCGAGAAGTTTGCCGATGAGAACTTCACCCGGAAGCACACCAAGCCTGGCCTGCTGTCCATGGCCAACGCTGGTCCCAACAC CAACGGCTCCCAGTTCTTCATCACCACCGTCGTGACCTcgtggctcgacggccgccacgtcgtcTTTGGCGAGGTCGCTGATCAGCAGTCTTTGGACGTGGTCAAGGCTCTTGAGGCTACTGGCTCCGCCAGCGGCACTGTTAAGTACAAGCAGCCGCCCACCATTGTCAAGTCTGGTCAGCTGTAG
- the ENT3 gene encoding Epsin-3, clathrin recruitment and traffic between the Golgi and endosome (EggNog:ENOG503NTVR~BUSCO:EOG09263WB5~COG:F), with amino-acid sequence MDLNDLKNTVSNLTLYDLKAGFRKAQNAVMNYTEMESKVREATNNEPWGASSTLMQEIANGTFNYQTLNEIMPMIYRRFTEKSAEEWRQIYKALQLLEFLIKHGSERVIDDARGHITLLKMLRQFHFIDQNGKDQGINVRNRAKELAELLSDVERIRSERKKARATKNKYTGVEGGMSFGGGFSGGSSSGRFGGFGNESSGYGGSNADYGGYSGGVYGDGGGFGGQASDFRDTGGRSDRFEEYDEFDEGERPAASSRPKRTTERAGVKKTTGEVAKKKEPEVDLFSFDEPSQSSSAAAPTPSNGSRPAGVAGPSGGGTTNDDDEFDDFQEATPVTQPVAPSGGYAQPLSPPLTSTATSSTQFAAPQPLSAPQKADLSQMVSTSSISPAPSGGVNYSAFASPPAQSQAPKPSGFQSTGPNYFGTVSSQPTAQASGSMSSMSPMAASSGPTTMANMKPVTSPGGKPAAAGGDAFGALWGKASGGIKKTATPTGGASMGQLAKEKSAAGIWGAPASAPSQPAAGRPAPSGGSASDDLLG; translated from the exons ATGGATCTAAACGATTTGAAGAACACGGTCTCGAACCTGACCTTGTACGACCTCAAGGCCGGGTTCCGGAAGGCCCAGAATG CCGTAATGAACTACACCGAGATGGAGTCCAAG GTGCGGGAGGCGACCAACAATGAGCCCTGGggagcctcgtcgacattGATGCAGGAGATTGCAAACGGCACATTCAATTA CCAAACGCTCAACGAAATCATGCCTATGATCTATCGACGATTCACGGAGAAGTCGGCCGAGGAATGGCGGCAGATCTACAAGGCCCTACAGCTCCTTGAGTTCCTCATCAAGCACGGCTCTGAGCGTGTCATCGACGATGCCAGGGGCCACATTACATTGCTCAAGATGCTCCGGCAATTCCACTTTATCGACCAGAACGGCAAGGACCAAGGCATCAATGTTCGGAACCGAGCCAAGGAACTCGCGGAGCTCCTGAGCGACGTGGAGCGGATCCGGTCCGAGCGCAAAAAGGCACGCGCGACGAAGAACAAGTACACAGGCGTCGAGGGAGGCATGTCGTTCGGCGGAGGCTTttcgggcggcagcagcagcggccgctTCGGTGGCTTCGGGAACGAATCATCTGGCTACGGCGGGAGCAACGCCGATTATGGTGGTTATTCCGGTGGAGTTtatggcgacggcggcggcttcggtgGCCAGGCCAGCGATTTCCGGGACACCGGCGGCAGGTCAGACAGGTTTGAAGAATACGACGAgttcgacgagggcgagaggcccgcggcttcgtcgaggcccAAGAGGACGACGGAGCGCGCAGGCGTCAAGAAGACCACCGGGGAGgtggcgaagaagaaggagccAGAGGTCGATCTGTTTTCCTTCGACGAACCATCGCAGagctcctccgccgctgcccccaCACCGTCCAACGGCTCACGCCCGGCCGGCGTTGCCGGGCCAAGCGGCGGTGGCACTacgaacgacgacgacgaattCGATGACTTTCAAGAAGCTACGCCGGTCACGCAACCggtggcgccgtcgggcggTTACGCCCAGCCGCTTTCGCCCCCTCTCACCTCAACGGCGACCTCTTCCACACAGTTTGCCGCACCGCAGCCACTCTCGGCTCCTCAGAAGGCGGACCTCAGCCAAATGGTCAGCAcgtcgtccatctcgccggcgccgagcggcggcgtcaattACTCCGCCtttgcgtcgccgccggcgcagtcACAGGCTCCCAAACCGTCCGGGTTTCAGTCCACAGGGCCCAACTACTTTGGCACGGTGTCGTCCCAGCCCACGGCTCAGGCGAGTGGGAGCATGTCTAGCATGTCTCCCATGGCGGCTTCCAGCGGCCCGaccaccatggccaacaTGAAGCCCGTCACCAGCCCGGGCGGTaagccggccgcggcgggtgGGGATGCGTTTGGCGCGCTCTGGGGCAAGGCCAGCGGTGGAATCAAGAAGACGGCAACTCCTACGGGCGGGGCGTCCATGGgccagctggccaaggagaagaGCGCGGCCGGCATCTGGGGGGCTCCAGCGTCCGCGCCCTCGCAACCCGCGGCAGGCCGCCCTGCACCAAGTGGTGGCTCAGCGTCTGACGACCTGCTCGGATGA